Part of the bacterium genome is shown below.
CTTGCAATGCGCCTCTGCCTTCTTTTGTCCCTGGCCTCCTGGAGCTTACGGTCTCTTTCAGCAAAGATCTCCTGTTCTTTGCCCTCAAGCTTGTCCTTAGGGGTAATGTACCCAATGGCACTGTGCAAGCGCTTCGTATTGTAATGCTCTACAAAGGCTCCCACAATCCTTCTGGCCTCATCCAAAGACAGCGGACACAGCGCTCGGATGCATTCCCGCTTCAGGCTCTTGTGCCATCGCTCAATCTTGCCATTGCTCTGGGGATAATAAGGGGATGTCCTCACATGGCTCATCCCGCTTATCCTGATGAACTCCTTGAAGTCTTTGGCAATGAACTGCGGCCCATTATCGGAGATCACCCTGGGCTTCTCACCTAGGTACTTCTCTTTAGCCCTCTGAAGGGTGATCTCCACGTCAGCCTCGGTCATGGATTCCCAAATCTCCCAGTGCACAATGTAACGACTATAGCCATCAAGGATGCTGATCAGGTAGTAGAAGGTGCTTCGAATGTTCAGATAAGACACATCAATGTGCCAGTGCTCATGAGCTCGGCAAGGCCCTTCAAATCCATTGCCCTTACTGGAGCTCTTGCCATTCCATCTCCTGAGCAATCCTGCCTCAGATAGCACCCTATACACAGTACTTGGAC
Proteins encoded:
- a CDS encoding IS3 family transposase; the protein is KKFWGNLKAIWVAHDIRDGIVDFVGYWSRRTGIDICRFVGWIGISSSKFYDWRRRYGRVNEHNHWIPRDFWLEDWERQRIVEFFFRHRDEGYRRLAFMMLDEDVVAVSPSTVYRVLSEAGLLRRWNGKSSSKGNGFEGPCRAHEHWHIDVSYLNIRSTFYYLISILDGYSRYIVHWEIWESMTEADVEITLQRAKEKYLGEKPRVISDNGPQFIAKDFKEFIRISGMSHVRTSPYYPQSNGKIERWHKSLKRECIRALCPLSLDEARRIVGAFVEHYNTKRLHSAIGYITPKDKLEGKEQEIFAERDRKLQEARDKRRQRRIASRAGSQMPVPQLVASV